The following proteins are encoded in a genomic region of Dioscorea cayenensis subsp. rotundata cultivar TDr96_F1 chromosome 8, TDr96_F1_v2_PseudoChromosome.rev07_lg8_w22 25.fasta, whole genome shotgun sequence:
- the LOC120266459 gene encoding 2-oxoglutarate-dependent dioxygenase DAO-like, which yields MKLEQKSSNDKTADIKMAEIPTIDFTNFPSDEPKLRQACENLGCFRVIGHGIPASLRDDMKSAVRSLFHLPDHIKRLNTDVIHGSGYVAPSPVNPLYEAFGLYDASSSLDILSFCSNLQASPFQQHTIATYSSKLHALVVDIANKIATSIGVPHYSFEHWPCQFRLNKYSFTEGTIGSSGVQIHTDTSFLTVLQEDDSVGGLEIMDQIGTFVPVHPVPDSFLVNIGDMAKLWSNGRLHNLMHRVQCKETAERISIALFLLGPKDAPVEPPPELVDSEHPRLYKSITVENYRRLWFPSSRAGESLSHLLL from the exons ATGAAACTCGAACAAAAAAGCTCCAATGACAAAACTGCTGACATCAAAATGGCCGAAATCCCAACCATCGATTTCACAAACTTCCCTTCCGACGAACCCAAGCTCCGGCAAGCCTGCGAGAACCTCGGCTGCTTTCGCGTCATCGGCCATGGCATCCCAGCCTCACTGCGCGACGACATGAAGTCCGCCGTGCGCTCCCTCTTCCACCTCCCCGACCACATCAAGCGCCTCAACACCGACGTCATTCATGGCAGCGGCTACGTCGCTCCTTCCCCTGTCAACCCTCTCTACGAAGCCTTCGGCCTCTACGACGCCTCCTCCTCTCTTGACATCCTCTCCTTCTGCTCCAATCTCCAAGCTTCCCCTTTCCAACAACACACCATTGCAACATACTCCTCTAAGCTCCATGCTTTGGTTGTCGATATAGCAAACAAGATAGCAACGAGTATTGGAGTTCCTCACTATTCTTTTGAGCATTGGCCTTGCCAGTTTCGCCTCAACAAGTACTCTTTCACCGAAGGAACAATTGGCTCTTCTGGTGTTCAGATTCATACTGACACTAGTTTCCTCACTGTTCTCCAAGAGGATGATTCTGTTGGTGGCCTTGAGATCATGGATCAAATTGGTACTTTTGTTCCAGTTCATCCTGTTCCTGATTCCTTCCTTGTCAATATCGGTGACATGGCAAAG TTGTGGAGCAATGGAAGACTGCATAACTTGATGCATAGAGTGCAGTGCAAGGAGACAGCTGAGAGGATTTCAATTGCTCTATTCTTGCTTGGGCCAAAGGATGCTCCGGTAGAGCCGCCGCCGGAGCTGGTGGACTCGGAGCACCCGCGTTTGTACAAATCTATCACTGTTGAAAACTACCGGAGGCTCTGGTTTCCCTCTTCACGCGCTGGTGAAAGCCTCTCCCATTTACTGCTCTAG